In bacterium, a single genomic region encodes these proteins:
- a CDS encoding cupin domain-containing protein, whose protein sequence is MAPQIVDLHANPSDEIIHLGPLTVRFLITREDSNGSVAAFELLVPGAQRLPAPAHSHDRYEETIYGLDGVLTWTVDGTQIDVGPGQALCIPRGAMHRFDNNGHRDVKALCVITPAVLGPQYFREVAEVFNAPAGGSPDRAKMAEVMRRHGLTPAPPQA, encoded by the coding sequence ATGGCACCGCAGATCGTCGACCTCCACGCCAATCCTTCTGACGAAATAATCCATCTCGGGCCGCTCACGGTGCGTTTCTTGATCACCCGAGAAGACTCGAACGGCAGTGTCGCGGCATTTGAGCTCCTTGTCCCGGGCGCGCAGCGCCTACCGGCGCCAGCGCATAGCCACGACCGCTACGAGGAGACGATCTACGGCCTCGACGGCGTGTTGACATGGACCGTCGACGGAACACAAATCGACGTTGGCCCCGGTCAGGCATTGTGCATTCCGCGCGGCGCCATGCACCGATTCGATAACAACGGACACCGGGACGTGAAGGCGCTCTGTGTGATCACGCCAGCTGTACTGGGTCCGCAGTATTTCCGGGAGGTTGCCGAGGTGTTCAATGCACCGGCCGGTGGTTCGCCGGACCGAGCAAAGATGGCGGAGGTCATGCGCCGCCACGGCCTCACGCCGGCCCCGCCTCAAGCGTAG
- a CDS encoding alkaline phosphatase family protein, with translation MSRGDLLIVATSVALLSGFPATAAVSADPDGIATATPIKHLVVIFDENNSFDHYFGTYPYAANPPGEPPFVARPDTPTVDGLTLELRFHNPNAAAPFRLDRAQARTCDNDNHYKDEQTAYDGGLLDGFVTLSAAAAECTPHLAMGYYDGNTVTALWNYAQHFAMSDRFFASTFGTTVMGHLNLVAGQTHGADPASIPGAVVNGSVIGNVDPAADDCAAGRTVQMGNRNIGDLLNAKGVSWGWFYGGWAPTGSRNGKAVCRGDYNAHYAPFQYYGSTANPHHLPPASVTSIGRTDQANHQYDAADLWRAASNGTVPAVIFLKAPRIQTGHPEDSDPLAEQQFLVDTINRLERLPQWRSMAILITYDDSDGWYDHVMPPIMSRSHDPANDALLGPTGLCGAPPAGAYPDRCGYGPRLPLLAISPFARQNYVAHTTTDVASIIRLIEDNWRLGRLGDQSFDAIAGPMLDLFDFGGQRAPALFLDPRTGEPVPGHCARARRSTNREPRAPAGDASRRVGFDLIPQRPVLRPDVDDRAALFDVHGDRFSLLAAFVERPDPHPPAVRGQGDARRHALRQHGRTAPVVAERDRDAVGRRPRTRGAVRVDRPPRVGVLGVPECDDDHAPRSVQRCGSVHRRHRPHAEPVLVRGPRL, from the coding sequence ATGTCTCGAGGCGATCTCCTGATCGTCGCCACCTCGGTCGCGCTGCTGTCGGGCTTCCCCGCGACCGCCGCGGTGTCGGCGGACCCGGACGGGATCGCGACGGCGACCCCGATCAAGCACCTCGTCGTGATCTTCGACGAGAACAACTCCTTCGACCACTACTTCGGTACGTATCCATACGCCGCCAATCCGCCAGGGGAGCCGCCGTTTGTTGCGAGGCCCGATACGCCGACCGTCGACGGGCTCACCCTGGAGCTGCGATTCCACAATCCGAACGCAGCGGCGCCGTTCCGGCTGGATCGCGCGCAGGCCAGGACGTGCGACAACGACAATCACTACAAGGACGAACAGACGGCGTACGACGGTGGTCTGCTCGATGGGTTCGTGACGCTCAGCGCCGCCGCGGCGGAGTGCACGCCCCATCTGGCGATGGGCTACTATGACGGCAATACCGTCACCGCGCTGTGGAACTACGCCCAGCACTTCGCGATGAGCGACCGGTTCTTTGCGTCCACGTTTGGTACGACCGTGATGGGCCATCTCAACCTGGTGGCCGGCCAGACTCACGGTGCGGACCCGGCGTCGATCCCCGGCGCGGTGGTCAACGGGTCGGTGATCGGGAACGTGGATCCGGCGGCCGATGACTGCGCCGCCGGCCGGACCGTGCAGATGGGCAACCGGAACATCGGCGATCTCCTAAACGCCAAGGGCGTCTCGTGGGGCTGGTTCTACGGCGGCTGGGCGCCGACCGGCAGCAGGAACGGTAAGGCGGTGTGCCGCGGCGACTACAATGCGCACTACGCGCCGTTTCAGTACTATGGGTCGACCGCGAACCCTCACCACCTGCCGCCGGCGTCGGTGACGTCGATCGGACGGACGGATCAGGCCAACCACCAATACGACGCCGCGGACTTGTGGCGCGCGGCGTCGAACGGCACGGTACCCGCGGTGATCTTTCTCAAGGCCCCGCGGATCCAGACCGGGCATCCCGAAGACTCGGACCCTCTGGCGGAGCAGCAGTTCCTGGTCGACACGATCAACCGCTTAGAGCGTCTTCCCCAGTGGCGCTCGATGGCGATCCTGATCACATACGACGACTCGGACGGATGGTACGATCACGTCATGCCGCCGATCATGAGCCGATCTCACGATCCGGCGAACGATGCGCTGCTGGGCCCGACCGGCCTGTGCGGGGCGCCCCCGGCGGGGGCGTATCCGGACCGGTGCGGGTATGGGCCGCGCCTGCCCCTTCTGGCGATCTCGCCCTTCGCCAGGCAAAACTACGTCGCGCACACGACAACCGACGTCGCGTCGATCATCCGCCTCATTGAGGACAACTGGCGCCTGGGACGGCTCGGGGACCAGTCCTTCGATGCGATCGCCGGACCGATGCTTGATCTCTTCGACTTCGGCGGCCAACGGGCGCCTGCGCTGTTTCTCGATCCCAGGACCGGAGAGCCCGTGCCCGGGCACTGCGCGAGGGCGCGGCGTTCGACGAACCGGGAACCCAGAGCTCCGGCCGGGGACGCGTCACGGCGCGTCGGTTTCGACCTCATACCACAGCGTCCGGTACTGCGGCCCGATGTCGACGATCGCGCGGCCCTGTTCGACGTGCACGGGGACCGGTTCTCTCTGCTGGCCGCGTTCGTCGAGCGCCCAGACCCGCACCCGCCCGCTGTTCGCGGTCAGGGTGACGCGCGCAGGCACGCCCTCCGCCAACACGGGAGGACCGCCCCAGTGGTTGCCGAGCGTGACCGAGACGCCGTCGGGAGGCGGCCCCGTACCCGCGGGGCGGTCCGGGTAGATCGTCCACCGCGCGTCGGTGTTCTGGGAGTACCCGAGTGCGACGACGATCATGCGCCGCGCTCGGTCCAGCGGTGCGGATCCGTCCATCGCCGTCACCGCCCACACGCCGAACCCGTGTTGGTTCGTGGCCCCCGGCTGTAG
- a CDS encoding MarR family winged helix-turn-helix transcriptional regulator, whose translation MRIGALLRVPAQVIQRRIIKGLNAAGFAELRVPHMAVLQYPGPDGVRPGILAGRAGMSKQAMNQLLRSLESLGYIVRSDAPDEGRARIVRFTNRGRAAFSKIYDILGDLEREWRAELGPERFDQLKELLFRVWESPLTRS comes from the coding sequence ATGCGCATCGGCGCGCTGTTGCGCGTTCCGGCTCAGGTGATCCAGCGCCGCATCATCAAGGGGCTCAACGCCGCCGGTTTTGCGGAGCTGCGCGTGCCGCATATGGCGGTGCTGCAATATCCAGGCCCGGATGGGGTTCGCCCAGGCATTCTCGCCGGGCGCGCAGGCATGAGCAAGCAGGCCATGAACCAGTTACTCCGGAGCCTCGAAAGTCTCGGCTACATCGTCCGGTCAGATGCCCCCGACGAGGGTCGCGCGCGAATCGTCCGCTTTACCAATCGCGGACGCGCCGCGTTCTCAAAAATCTACGACATACTCGGCGATCTCGAGCGCGAATGGCGCGCTGAGCTGGGGCCAGAGCGGTTCGACCAGCTCAAAGAGTTGCTGTTCCGCGTGTGGGAGAGCCCGTTGACCCGCTCGTAG